One Miscanthus floridulus cultivar M001 chromosome 11, ASM1932011v1, whole genome shotgun sequence DNA window includes the following coding sequences:
- the LOC136491012 gene encoding serine/threonine-protein kinase GRIK1-like — translation MADLTDIGCCSCFSFLRKSSVPVRQHQDANGMLSEDLLKRQSAELPDGSFYTGNDPDISFYNGDDLDRSFYNGDDPDRSFYDRDDTHYLEGSDDGPPIKSSEDIIQSRTLNGFICREIPVKETKKIFRSEDENGNKMVNQYVHLGKIGSGSYGKVVLYRNIKDGKLYAVKVLNKPYMMKVRVVRTETAMTDVLREVSIMKMLNHPNIVNLVEVIDDPNIDKFYMVLEYVEGKMVCDNGLEEATARNYLRDIISGLMYLHSHNVIHGDIKPDNLLVTSAGNVKIGDFSVSQVFEDDDDMLWRSPGTPVFTAPECCQGSAYHGRASDTWAVGVTLYCMVSGHYPFLGDTLQETYDKIANDPVQIPGDMNPQLADLLLRLLCKDPGDRITLQAAAEHPWVAGIEGPVPEFICRCGFGRRKRNDVREEVQ, via the exons ATGGCGGACCTTACAGACATTGGTTGCTGCAGTTGCTTTAGCTTTTTAAGGAAGTCAAGTGTACCTGTACGTCAACATCAGGATGCTAATGGCATGTTATCGGAAGATTTACTAAAGCGTCAATCGGCTGAACTTCCCGATGGAAGTTTCTACACTGGAAATGATCCTGATATAAGCTTTTATAACGGGGATGATCTTGATAGAAGCTTCTATAACGGAGATGATCCTGATAGAAGTTTCTACGATAGAGACGATACTCACTATCTTGAGGGAAGTGATGATGGACCACCAATAAAGAGTTCTGAAGATATTATACAGTCAAGAACTCTAAATGGTTTTATATGTAGAGAGATCCCAGTTAAAGAGACTAAAAAAATATTTCGCTCAGAG GATGAAAATGGTAATAAGATGGTCAATCAATATGTCCACTTGGGAAAGATTGGTTCTGGAAGCTACGGCAAAGTG GTTCTGTATAGAAACATTAAAGATGGGAAGCTGTATGCAGTGAAG GTTCTGAATAAGCCTTACATGATGAAAGTACGTGTTGTACGCACAGAAACTGCCATGACAGATGTACTCCGGGAG GTATCCATAATGAAAATGTTGAATCACCCCAACATTGTAAATCTCGTTGAAGTGATTGATGACCCAAACATAGATAAATTCTACATGG TTCTTGAGTATGTTGAAGGAAAAATGGTTTGTGATAATGGTTTAGAAGAAGCTACTGCAAGAAATTATTTGCGAGACATAATATCTGGTCTTATGTATCTTCACTCTCAT AACGTTATTCATGGTGATATCAAACCAGACAATCTCTTGGTTACCAGTGCTGGCAATGTGAAGATAGGGGATTTCAGTGTTAGCCAGGTTTTTGAG GATGATGATGATATGCTTTGGAGATCTCCTGGCACTCCTGTTTTCACTGCACCAGAGTGCTGTCAAG GTTCAGCCTACCATGGTCGGGCATCTGATACATGGGCAGTTGGTGTAACTTTATATTGTATGGTTTCTGGGCATTATCCATTTCTTGGGGATACATTGCAGGAAACTTATGATAAG ATTGCCAATGATCCTGTGCAAATACCTGGAGACATGAACCCCCAACTTGCTGATTTGCTCCTAAGGCTTCTCTGCAAAG ATCCAGGAGATCGCATCACGCTGCAGGCTGCGGCCGAGCATCCTTGGGTTGCTGGGATTGAGGGGCCAGTCCCTGAATTCATCTGTAGATGTGGGTTTGGCCGCAGGAAGAGGAATGATGTCCGGGAAGAAGTACAATAA